One window from the genome of Enterobacteriaceae bacterium Kacie_13 encodes:
- a CDS encoding cell division protein FtsH, with protein sequence MSTPDRAIEKVRILRKIQRQRNELSHAGADWLDATAKIDRGWVKLVDMRKYLVVGSSLVAVYGIRHPSVIVRWSRRAFGIWGTVRLFRKTFAQK encoded by the coding sequence ATGAGTACCCCGGACCGCGCTATCGAGAAAGTCAGAATTTTGCGCAAGATACAGCGCCAGCGGAATGAGTTATCTCATGCCGGTGCTGACTGGCTGGATGCCACCGCAAAGATCGACCGCGGCTGGGTGAAACTCGTGGATATGCGCAAATATCTGGTGGTCGGCTCCAGTCTGGTCGCCGTCTATGGTATCCGCCATCCCAGTGTGATTGTCCGCTGGTCACGACGCGCTTTCGGGATCTGGGGAACGGTACGTTTATTCCGTAAAACTTTCGCTCAGAAATAA
- a CDS encoding DUF883 family protein has protein sequence MASNTSEQLRAELKSLADTLEEVLQTSTDKPKAELDKLRGKAESLLKDTRARLSDTGDKIAYQTKEIAGKADDYVHEKPWTGVGIGAAVGVVIGVLLARR, from the coding sequence ATGGCGAGTAATACATCAGAACAACTGCGGGCTGAATTAAAGTCATTGGCAGATACACTGGAAGAAGTGCTCCAGACCTCTACCGATAAGCCGAAAGCTGAACTCGATAAACTGCGTGGTAAAGCAGAATCCCTGCTCAAAGATACCCGCGCACGTCTGAGCGATACGGGCGACAAAATTGCCTATCAGACCAAAGAAATTGCCGGCAAAGCCGACGATTACGTTCATGAAAAACCCTGGACGGGCGTCGGTATTGGTGCCGCGGTCGGCGTAGTCATCGGCGTTCTGCTAGCTCGCCGATAA
- a CDS encoding DUF1090 family protein: protein MKLTLSALVLTPALLFTTTSFAAPQPESCVTKQHEIQKQIDEASAHKNQNRVDGLEKALRENKAHCTDAGLKAENEKRVEEKREKVREREQELKEAQTKGDHDKIVKKQQKLQEAQAELKQAQGH, encoded by the coding sequence ATGAAACTGACCTTATCTGCACTGGTATTAACCCCCGCGTTACTTTTCACTACGACCAGCTTTGCTGCACCACAGCCTGAAAGCTGCGTGACCAAACAACACGAAATTCAGAAACAAATCGATGAAGCCAGTGCGCACAAAAACCAGAACCGCGTAGACGGTCTGGAAAAAGCGCTGCGTGAAAATAAAGCGCATTGCACTGACGCCGGCTTGAAAGCTGAAAATGAAAAACGTGTTGAAGAGAAACGTGAAAAAGTCCGCGAGCGCGAGCAGGAATTGAAAGAAGCGCAGACCAAAGGCGATCACGATAAGATCGTTAAAAAACAGCAGAAGTTGCAGGAAGCGCAAGCGGAACTGAAGCAGGCTCAGGGCCACTGA
- the mzrA gene encoding EnvZ/OmpR regulon moderator MzrA, translated as MSRRFLKRSLLLPVMIMLLAAAAMIGLAVSRIPTNGNALQIRPAKAGISLPDGFFVYQGLSQRGIHIKSITPLDDGLVVQLDSAEQRQMAQSVLQDILPPGFLIQNCEPPHARVWLDKINRDRLKFG; from the coding sequence ATGAGCCGCAGGTTTCTGAAACGTTCTCTTCTCTTGCCGGTGATGATCATGTTGCTGGCAGCCGCCGCCATGATAGGGCTGGCTGTCTCGCGAATACCCACGAATGGTAATGCGCTGCAAATCCGCCCGGCCAAAGCGGGTATTTCGCTGCCTGATGGATTTTTTGTTTATCAGGGGCTTAGCCAGCGAGGGATCCACATCAAAAGTATTACGCCGCTCGATGACGGCCTGGTTGTTCAGCTCGATTCCGCTGAACAACGTCAGATGGCGCAAAGCGTTTTGCAGGACATTCTGCCGCCAGGATTTCTCATTCAGAACTGTGAGCCGCCCCATGCGAGGGTGTGGCTGGATAAGATTAACCGCGACCGGTTGAAGTTTGGATAA
- a CDS encoding DedA family protein, translated as MEIISSLIDALWQQDYKTLADPSLVWALYLILFMIIFLENGLLPAAFLPGDSLLILVGVLIAKDAMNFPLTIFLLTSAASLGCWLSYVQGKWLGNTRIVQSWLGHLPVHYHERAHALFHKHGLSALLVGRFLAFVRTLLPTIAGLSGLSNSRFQFFNWVSGFLWIIILTSLGYFLGKTPLFLKYEDQVMNCLMLLPVLLLIGGLVGSIVVLWRKKHADRQNKGKSA; from the coding sequence ATGGAAATTATCAGTTCTCTCATCGATGCACTCTGGCAACAAGATTATAAAACCCTGGCTGACCCTTCGCTGGTCTGGGCGCTGTACCTGATTTTATTCATGATCATTTTTCTTGAAAACGGCCTGCTGCCTGCCGCGTTTTTGCCCGGTGACAGCCTGTTAATTTTGGTCGGCGTGCTGATCGCCAAAGACGCGATGAATTTCCCGCTCACCATTTTCCTGCTGACCAGCGCCGCCAGCCTCGGTTGCTGGCTCAGTTATGTGCAGGGGAAATGGCTGGGAAATACGCGAATAGTCCAAAGCTGGCTGGGGCATCTGCCGGTGCATTATCACGAACGAGCCCACGCGCTGTTCCATAAGCATGGTCTGTCGGCGCTGCTGGTCGGCCGCTTTCTGGCCTTCGTTCGCACTCTATTGCCAACCATCGCCGGTTTATCTGGCCTAAGCAACAGCCGCTTTCAGTTCTTCAACTGGGTCAGCGGATTCCTGTGGATCATAATCCTCACCTCACTGGGCTATTTCCTCGGTAAAACGCCGCTGTTCCTGAAATACGAAGATCAGGTGATGAACTGTCTGATGTTATTGCCGGTGCTATTGCTGATCGGCGGGCTGGTCGGTTCGATTGTCGTGCTGTGGCGTAAAAAACACGCTGACCGACAGAACAAAGGCAAAAGCGCATAA
- the exuR gene encoding transcriptional regulator ExuR has protein sequence MESTDTRRLYQQLAATLKERVETGVYPVGEKLPAERLISEEMNVSRTVVREAIIMLEVEGYVEVRKGSGIHVMSNQQRHLVVPDSGIEFGTAGPFELLQARQLIESNIAEFAATQVTKQDIMRLMEIQEHARQEDRFRDSEWDLKFHVQVAQATQNSALSTIVEKMWSQRLHNPYWRKLHEHIDEKSIESWCEDHDLILKALIRRDPHAAKLAMWQHLENTKQMLFRATSDDFEFNVDRYLYSENPVVHLDQPVVNNK, from the coding sequence ATGGAATCCACAGACACCAGACGCCTATATCAACAACTGGCTGCCACACTCAAGGAGCGCGTTGAAACCGGAGTCTATCCGGTTGGCGAGAAACTTCCCGCCGAACGTCTGATTTCCGAAGAAATGAATGTCAGCCGTACCGTGGTGCGTGAAGCGATTATCATGCTGGAAGTGGAAGGTTACGTGGAAGTCCGTAAAGGATCGGGCATTCATGTGATGTCCAACCAGCAGCGCCATCTGGTCGTACCGGACTCCGGTATTGAATTTGGCACTGCAGGTCCGTTTGAGCTGTTGCAGGCCCGCCAGTTGATTGAAAGTAACATCGCGGAGTTTGCCGCCACGCAGGTCACCAAGCAGGACATCATGCGTCTGATGGAAATTCAGGAACATGCACGTCAGGAAGACCGGTTCCGCGATTCAGAATGGGATCTTAAATTTCACGTGCAAGTGGCGCAGGCGACGCAAAACAGCGCGCTCTCGACCATCGTGGAAAAGATGTGGAGCCAGCGCTTACACAACCCCTACTGGCGCAAGCTGCATGAACATATTGATGAAAAGTCGATTGAAAGCTGGTGTGAAGATCATGACCTGATCCTCAAAGCGCTGATCCGCCGGGATCCGCATGCGGCAAAACTGGCAATGTGGCAGCATCTGGAAAACACTAAACAAATGCTTTTCCGCGCCACCAGTGATGATTTTGAATTCAACGTAGACCGTTATCTGTATTCAGAAAATCCGGTGGTACATCTCGATCAGCCTGTAGTGAATAATAAATAA
- a CDS encoding MFS transporter, protein MGKIKGLRWYMIGLVTVGTVLGYLTRNAIAAAAPTLMSQLNISTQQYSYIIAAYSACYTLMQPVAGYVLDVMGTKVGYAMFAIMWAIFCMATALASSWGGLAIARGAVGMAEAAMIPAGLKASSEWFPAKERSIAVGYFNVGSSIGGMIAPPLVVWCIIMHSWQLAFVITGALSMIWAISWLVLYKHPKDQKKLSDGERDYILEGQEAQHQTTNGKKMSAWEILRNRQFWGIALPRFLAEPAWGTFNAWIPLFMFKVYGFNLKEIAMFAWMPMLFADLGCILGGYLPPFFQKHFKVNLIVSRKMVVTMGAVLMIGPGMIGLFTSPYAAIALLCVGGFAHQSLSGALITLSSDVFGRNEVATANGLTGMAAWTASTLFALVVGALADTIGFSPLFAALAVFDLLGAIIIWTVLQNRSAVEPVPAPLKTAKA, encoded by the coding sequence ATGGGTAAGATCAAAGGGTTACGCTGGTACATGATCGGGCTGGTCACAGTCGGTACTGTATTAGGTTATTTAACACGTAACGCCATAGCCGCTGCAGCACCAACGCTGATGAGCCAGCTCAACATCAGTACACAACAATATTCTTATATTATCGCCGCCTACTCCGCCTGCTATACCCTGATGCAGCCAGTTGCCGGTTATGTGCTTGACGTAATGGGCACCAAAGTCGGTTACGCCATGTTTGCCATCATGTGGGCCATCTTCTGTATGGCAACCGCACTGGCCAGCAGCTGGGGTGGCCTCGCCATCGCTCGTGGCGCTGTCGGTATGGCAGAAGCCGCGATGATCCCTGCCGGTCTTAAAGCCAGCAGCGAATGGTTCCCGGCAAAAGAACGTTCTATTGCCGTCGGCTACTTTAACGTCGGTTCTTCTATCGGCGGCATGATTGCACCACCGCTGGTTGTCTGGTGCATCATCATGCACAGCTGGCAGCTCGCATTCGTTATCACCGGTGCGCTTAGCATGATTTGGGCGATCAGCTGGTTGGTTCTGTACAAACACCCGAAAGATCAGAAAAAACTCAGTGACGGTGAACGCGACTACATTCTGGAAGGTCAGGAAGCACAGCACCAAACCACTAACGGCAAGAAAATGTCTGCCTGGGAAATTCTGCGTAACCGTCAGTTCTGGGGTATCGCGCTGCCACGTTTTCTGGCTGAACCAGCCTGGGGCACATTCAACGCCTGGATCCCGCTGTTTATGTTCAAGGTGTATGGCTTTAACCTGAAAGAAATCGCGATGTTCGCCTGGATGCCGATGCTGTTTGCTGACCTCGGCTGTATCCTGGGTGGTTATCTGCCGCCGTTCTTCCAGAAGCATTTTAAAGTGAACCTGATTGTTTCCCGCAAAATGGTCGTGACCATGGGTGCTGTCCTGATGATTGGCCCAGGCATGATCGGCTTGTTCACCAGCCCGTACGCTGCTATCGCTTTATTGTGTGTTGGTGGCTTTGCTCACCAGTCACTGTCCGGCGCGCTTATTACGCTCTCTTCTGACGTGTTTGGTCGTAACGAAGTGGCGACAGCCAACGGACTGACCGGAATGGCCGCCTGGACAGCAAGTACCCTGTTTGCACTGGTCGTCGGTGCGCTGGCCGATACCATCGGTTTCAGCCCGCTGTTTGCGGCGCTCGCCGTCTTTGACTTGTTGGGTGCAATCATCATCTGGACAGTATTGCAAAACCGTTCTGCAGTAGAACCGGTACCGGCTCCGCTAAAAACCGCGAAAGCCTGA
- the uxaC gene encoding glucuronate isomerase translates to MAQFLTEDFLLDTEFARRLYHDYAKDEPIFDYHCHLPPELIAQDYQFKNMYDIWLKGDHYKWRAMRANGVPERMCTGDASDREKFDAWAATVPHTIGNPLYHWTHLELRRPFGITGKLLSPSTAGEIWERGNALLAQDNFTARGIMKQMNVKMVGTTDDPIDSLEHHKAVAQDSSFDIKVLPSWRPDKAFNIEAATFVDYMKKLETASDVSITRFSDLRDALKKRMDHFAAHGCKVSDHALDVVVYGEADDATLDGILARRLSGETPTPAEIAQFKTGVLLYLASEYQRREWVQQYHIGALRNNNTRMFQLIGADVGFDSINDQPLAEPLSKLLGAQGMASGLPKTILYCLNPRDNEVIGTMVGNFQGEGMPGKMQFGSGWWFNDQKDGMQRQMTQLANLGLLSRFVGMLTDSRSFLSYTRHEYFRRVLCQMIGRWVEDGEAPADIELLGTMVKNICFDNAKQYFQIELN, encoded by the coding sequence ATGGCGCAGTTTTTAACGGAAGACTTCCTTCTCGACACTGAATTCGCACGTCGCCTGTATCACGACTATGCGAAAGATGAGCCTATTTTCGACTACCACTGCCATTTGCCACCTGAGCTGATTGCGCAGGATTATCAATTTAAAAACATGTATGACATTTGGTTGAAAGGCGATCACTACAAATGGCGTGCGATGCGTGCCAATGGTGTGCCTGAGCGTATGTGTACCGGCGATGCCAGTGACCGCGAGAAGTTTGACGCCTGGGCGGCAACGGTTCCGCACACTATCGGTAACCCGCTGTACCACTGGACCCACCTCGAGCTGCGCCGTCCGTTTGGTATCACCGGTAAATTGCTTTCTCCGTCTACCGCTGGCGAAATCTGGGAACGCGGTAATGCTTTGCTGGCGCAGGATAACTTCACAGCCCGTGGCATCATGAAACAGATGAACGTGAAAATGGTCGGTACCACCGATGACCCGATCGATTCTCTGGAACATCACAAAGCCGTGGCGCAGGACAGCAGCTTTGACATCAAAGTGCTGCCAAGCTGGCGTCCGGATAAAGCCTTCAACATTGAAGCAGCGACCTTCGTGGATTACATGAAGAAACTGGAAACGGCCTCTGATGTGTCGATCACTCGTTTCAGCGATCTGCGTGATGCCCTGAAAAAACGAATGGATCACTTCGCGGCGCACGGCTGCAAAGTGTCCGACCACGCGCTGGACGTTGTGGTATACGGCGAAGCGGACGACGCGACGCTGGACGGCATTCTGGCACGTCGTCTGAGCGGTGAAACGCCAACTCCGGCAGAAATCGCGCAGTTCAAAACCGGCGTTTTGCTGTATCTGGCTTCTGAATATCAGCGTCGCGAATGGGTACAGCAGTACCACATTGGCGCGCTACGTAATAACAATACCCGTATGTTCCAGCTGATCGGCGCAGACGTCGGCTTCGACTCTATTAATGACCAGCCGCTGGCCGAACCGCTGTCCAAATTACTGGGTGCACAAGGTATGGCCAGTGGCCTGCCGAAAACTATTCTGTACTGCCTGAACCCGCGTGATAACGAAGTGATCGGCACTATGGTGGGTAACTTCCAGGGCGAAGGGATGCCGGGCAAGATGCAGTTCGGCTCTGGCTGGTGGTTCAACGACCAGAAAGACGGCATGCAGCGCCAGATGACTCAGCTCGCTAACCTCGGCTTGCTCAGCCGTTTCGTCGGCATGCTGACCGACAGCCGCAGCTTCCTGTCTTATACCCGTCACGAATACTTCCGCCGCGTTCTGTGCCAGATGATCGGTCGCTGGGTGGAAGATGGCGAAGCGCCGGCAGACATCGAACTGCTGGGTACTATGGTGAAAAATATCTGCTTCGACAACGCCAAACAGTATTTTCAGATCGAACTGAACTAG
- a CDS encoding tagaturonate reductase, whose amino-acid sequence MQRLNRRDFPGRHHPDKIIQFGEGNFLRAFVDWQIDLLNEHTDLNAGIVIVRPIDTDFPPSLSTQDGLYTTIISGLNEQGETVRDTRIIRSVNREINIYHQFDEYLALARDPNIRFVFSNTTEAGISYVESDRLEDAPPVSFPAKLTRLLFERFTHFSGAADKGWVLLPCELIDYNGEALQELVLRYAQQWALPAAFTQWLQTSNTFCSTLVDRIVTGYPRSEVDSLQQELGYQDSFFDSAEHFYLFVIQGPKSLAQELRLDKLPLNIRLVDDIKPYKERKVAILNGAHTALVPVAFLCGLNTVGESMNDAQLSRFVELAISEEISPVLDLPQDELTSFAQAVLSRFRNPFIQHQLLSIALNGMTKYRTRILPQLLASQEKHQILPPRLTFALAALLAFYRGERNGEIYPLQDDAHWLSRFSELWSGVRTGELPLAGLVETVLADEEHWGRDLNTVPGLTAKVTEQLQAIEDRGMRDALAAYS is encoded by the coding sequence ATGCAAAGGTTAAATCGCCGTGACTTTCCAGGCCGTCATCATCCCGACAAAATTATTCAGTTCGGTGAAGGTAACTTTTTGCGGGCGTTCGTTGACTGGCAAATCGACCTGCTAAATGAACATACCGATCTGAACGCCGGTATCGTGATCGTTCGCCCGATTGACACCGATTTCCCGCCTTCGCTCAGCACGCAAGATGGCTTGTACACCACTATCATCAGCGGTCTGAACGAGCAGGGTGAAACGGTGCGTGACACCCGTATCATTCGTTCCGTGAACCGTGAAATCAATATCTACCATCAGTTCGATGAATATCTGGCGCTGGCGCGCGATCCGAATATTCGCTTTGTGTTTTCCAATACCACCGAAGCAGGTATCAGCTACGTCGAGAGCGATCGTCTGGAAGATGCGCCACCTGTCAGCTTCCCGGCCAAACTGACCCGTTTACTGTTCGAGCGTTTCACTCACTTCTCCGGTGCCGCCGATAAAGGCTGGGTTTTACTGCCGTGTGAACTGATCGACTACAACGGCGAAGCCTTACAGGAACTGGTGCTGCGTTATGCCCAACAGTGGGCGTTACCAGCGGCCTTTACCCAATGGCTGCAAACCAGCAATACTTTCTGCTCAACGCTGGTTGACCGCATCGTAACCGGTTATCCGCGCAGCGAAGTGGACAGCCTGCAGCAGGAACTGGGCTATCAGGACAGCTTCTTCGACAGCGCCGAACACTTCTATCTGTTCGTGATCCAGGGGCCGAAAAGTCTTGCTCAGGAACTCCGTCTGGACAAACTGCCGTTGAACATTCGTCTGGTTGACGACATCAAACCATACAAAGAACGCAAAGTAGCGATCCTCAACGGTGCGCACACCGCGCTGGTGCCGGTGGCATTTCTCTGTGGTCTGAACACCGTCGGCGAGTCCATGAATGATGCGCAGTTAAGCCGCTTTGTGGAGCTGGCTATCTCTGAAGAAATCTCGCCGGTGCTGGATCTGCCGCAGGATGAACTGACCTCCTTCGCGCAGGCGGTGCTGAGCCGTTTCCGCAACCCGTTCATTCAGCATCAGCTGTTGTCGATTGCGCTGAACGGTATGACCAAATACCGCACCCGCATTCTGCCGCAGCTGCTGGCAAGTCAGGAAAAACATCAGATCCTGCCGCCGCGCCTGACCTTCGCGCTGGCCGCCTTGCTGGCGTTTTATCGTGGTGAACGCAATGGTGAAATCTATCCGTTGCAGGATGACGCGCACTGGCTGAGCCGTTTTTCAGAACTGTGGAGCGGCGTGCGTACTGGCGAATTACCGCTGGCCGGACTGGTGGAAACCGTACTGGCCGATGAAGAACACTGGGGACGGGATCTCAATACCGTGCCTGGCCTGACCGCCAAAGTGACCGAACAGTTACAGGCGATCGAAGACCGTGGCATGCGCGATGCGCTGGCGGCTTACAGCTAA
- a CDS encoding altronate dehydratase — protein sequence MQSIIQIHPADNVAVALRDIDAGERVEAGDYQVVLPQAVARGHKFALRPIAAGENIVKYGLPIGHALSAIEPGVHIHSQNGKTNLSDLDQYEYQPEFVTVPEQMADRDVQIYRRKDGQVGIRNELWLIPTVGCVNGIARQIQTRFLKETNDAEGTDGVYLFTHPFGCSQLGDDHVNTRTMLQNMVRHPNAGAVLVIGLGCENNQVDVFRETLGDVDEDRVRFMTLQKFDDEVEAGLERLRELYAVMRDDKRESGKLSELKFGLECGGSDGLSGITANPLLGRFSDYVIANGGTSVLTEVPEMFGAERILMSRCRDESTFEKTVHMVNDFKQYFIEHNQPIYENPSPGNKAGGITTLEEKSLGCTQKAGQSPVMDVLKYGERLTTPGLNLLSAPGNDAVATSALAGAGCHMVLFSTGRGTPYGGFVPTVKLATNSELAAKKTHWIDFDAGQLIHDVSMDQLLGEFVDLIVAIADGRKAKNELNDFRELAIFKSGVTL from the coding sequence ATGCAAAGTATTATTCAAATTCATCCTGCTGATAACGTCGCCGTGGCACTGCGCGACATTGACGCCGGTGAGCGCGTCGAAGCGGGCGACTATCAGGTTGTGTTACCTCAAGCGGTGGCGCGTGGTCACAAATTTGCCCTGCGCCCGATTGCTGCCGGGGAAAACATTGTCAAATACGGCCTGCCGATTGGCCATGCGCTGTCGGCGATCGAACCGGGTGTGCATATTCATTCACAAAATGGCAAAACCAATTTAAGCGATTTGGATCAGTACGAGTATCAACCGGAGTTTGTGACCGTGCCTGAGCAGATGGCCGATCGCGACGTTCAGATCTACCGTCGTAAAGACGGTCAGGTGGGGATCCGCAACGAGCTGTGGCTTATCCCGACGGTGGGCTGTGTGAACGGCATCGCCCGTCAGATCCAGACGCGTTTTCTGAAAGAGACCAACGACGCAGAAGGCACTGACGGCGTTTACCTGTTTACGCATCCATTTGGCTGTTCGCAGCTGGGCGACGATCACGTCAACACCCGTACCATGCTGCAAAACATGGTTCGCCATCCCAACGCCGGTGCGGTGCTGGTGATTGGCCTGGGTTGTGAAAATAATCAGGTGGACGTTTTCCGCGAAACGCTGGGTGACGTCGACGAAGACCGCGTGCGTTTCATGACGCTGCAAAAATTCGATGACGAAGTCGAGGCCGGTCTTGAGCGTCTGCGTGAGCTGTATGCCGTCATGCGTGACGACAAACGCGAGAGCGGCAAACTCAGCGAGCTGAAGTTTGGTCTCGAATGCGGTGGTTCCGACGGACTGTCAGGCATCACCGCCAACCCGCTGCTGGGGCGATTCTCCGACTATGTGATTGCCAACGGCGGTACCTCCGTGCTGACCGAAGTGCCGGAAATGTTTGGCGCAGAGCGTATCCTGATGAGCCGTTGCCGCGACGAATCGACGTTTGAAAAAACCGTCCACATGGTGAACGACTTCAAACAGTACTTCATCGAACATAATCAGCCGATTTACGAAAACCCGTCTCCGGGCAACAAAGCCGGGGGGATCACCACGCTGGAAGAGAAGTCACTGGGCTGTACGCAGAAAGCCGGTCAAAGCCCGGTCATGGACGTACTGAAATACGGTGAACGCCTGACCACGCCGGGGCTAAACTTGCTCAGCGCGCCGGGTAACGATGCTGTCGCCACCAGCGCATTAGCCGGCGCCGGCTGCCACATGGTGCTGTTCAGTACCGGGCGCGGTACGCCATATGGCGGTTTCGTTCCGACGGTTAAACTGGCAACCAACAGCGAGCTGGCGGCGAAAAAAACCCACTGGATTGATTTCGACGCTGGTCAGCTCATCCACGATGTCTCCATGGATCAACTGCTGGGTGAATTCGTGGATCTGATCGTGGCAATCGCGGATGGCCGTAAAGCTAAAAACGAATTGAATGATTTCCGTGAACTGGCGATTTTTAAAAGCGGCGTCACATTGTAA
- a CDS encoding YgjV family protein, producing the protein MTYYWFAQSIGVVAFIVGITMFFNRSDRRFKQQLSAYSAIIGVHFLLMGAAPAGMSALLNSIRTLISLRTRNQWIMVIFIVLTLVLGLSRAHHWMELLPVGATVVSTWALFRTSGLTTRCIMWCSTCCWVAHNVWLGSIGGSLIEGSFLIMNGFNIIRFRRLQLRGIDPFEVEKKIVKKMDENKSTE; encoded by the coding sequence ATGACGTATTACTGGTTTGCCCAGTCGATTGGCGTGGTGGCCTTTATTGTCGGCATCACCATGTTTTTCAACCGCAGCGATCGCCGTTTCAAACAGCAACTTTCCGCCTACAGCGCCATTATCGGCGTGCACTTCCTGCTGATGGGCGCCGCACCCGCAGGCATGAGCGCCTTGCTCAACTCCATCCGTACCCTGATTTCCCTGCGCACCCGCAACCAGTGGATTATGGTGATTTTCATCGTCCTGACGCTGGTCTTAGGCCTGAGCCGCGCGCATCACTGGATGGAATTATTGCCGGTCGGCGCCACCGTCGTCAGTACCTGGGCGCTGTTTCGCACCAGCGGGCTGACCACGCGCTGTATCATGTGGTGTTCAACTTGCTGCTGGGTGGCGCATAACGTCTGGCTTGGATCGATTGGAGGCTCGCTGATCGAGGGCAGTTTTCTCATCATGAACGGTTTTAACATCATCCGCTTCCGCCGCCTGCAACTGCGGGGTATCGATCCTTTCGAGGTGGAAAAGAAGATTGTGAAGAAGATGGATGAAAACAAATCGACGGAGTGA